Proteins encoded together in one Fibrobacterota bacterium window:
- a CDS encoding NAD-dependent epimerase/dehydratase family protein, producing the protein MQTILGANGTIGAPLAKELRAYTDRIRLVSRNPKRVNASDELFPADLSDPVQVEKAIAGSSIVYLMVGFDYNLKVWQDRWPKLMRSAIDACIKHKAKLVFFDNVYMYDRDGLSHMTEATAIRPPSKKGEVRKEIAEMLLQAARAGKLQALIARSADFYGPGNEKSFLLEVVYKNLKKGKKANWFINADKKHSFTFTPDAAKATALLGNTEDAYGQVWHLPTDPETLTAREIVDLFVREMGGPAGVSILPMWLLKLLGIFMPIMREMPEMMYQYDRDYVFDSGKFTSRFGMRATPYAQGVKVTVSPLAGL; encoded by the coding sequence CTGCAAACCATCCTAGGAGCGAATGGAACCATCGGCGCGCCCCTGGCTAAAGAGCTCCGCGCATATACGGATCGCATCCGCCTGGTCAGCCGCAATCCGAAGCGGGTGAATGCGAGCGACGAACTCTTCCCGGCCGACCTTTCCGATCCGGTTCAGGTGGAGAAGGCCATCGCGGGCTCTTCTATCGTCTATCTCATGGTGGGATTCGATTACAACCTCAAGGTTTGGCAGGACCGTTGGCCCAAGCTGATGCGGAGCGCCATCGATGCCTGCATCAAGCATAAGGCCAAGCTGGTCTTCTTCGACAACGTCTACATGTACGATCGGGACGGCTTGTCCCATATGACGGAAGCGACGGCCATCCGGCCGCCGAGCAAGAAGGGGGAGGTCCGCAAGGAAATCGCCGAGATGCTTTTGCAGGCCGCCCGGGCCGGGAAGCTACAAGCCTTGATCGCCCGATCCGCCGACTTTTACGGGCCCGGAAACGAGAAGAGCTTTCTGCTGGAAGTCGTGTATAAGAATCTCAAGAAGGGGAAGAAAGCAAATTGGTTCATCAACGCGGATAAGAAGCATTCTTTCACCTTCACGCCCGACGCAGCCAAGGCTACGGCTCTCCTCGGCAATACCGAAGACGCTTACGGCCAAGTCTGGCATTTGCCCACCGATCCGGAAACGCTGACAGCCAGGGAGATTGTCGATCTATTCGTCCGCGAGATGGGCGGTCCCGCCGGCGTTTCCATCCTGCCTATGTGGCTGCTCAAGCTGCTCGGCATCTTCATGCCCATCATGAGGGAGATGCCCGAGATGATGTATCAGTACGATCGCGATTATGTTTTCGACTCGGGGAAATTCACGTCCCGATTCGGGATGCGCGCCACGCCCTATGCGCAAGGGGTTAAGGTGACGGTTTCGCCTTTGGCGGGGCTTTGA
- a CDS encoding DUF480 domain-containing protein yields MLIETLTSEEARVLGTLIEKSLATPDYYPMTLNALRTACNQKSSREPVTEYDEDTVELALAGLKRKCLVVFIPYGSSGAYKYRHFLEDVRFNADKPALAVVAVLLLRGGQTLNEIRTRASSLHPFASPEAAEAVLQGLARRSEPWAELLPKRPGWKEARWRDVLQAHNEEASAPADEAHAGATTVAPSKWEAFEELRREVAELKEAYAALKSEVAKIRSELGG; encoded by the coding sequence ATGCTGATCGAAACCCTGACGTCCGAAGAAGCCCGCGTGCTCGGCACCCTGATCGAAAAGAGCCTGGCTACGCCCGACTATTACCCCATGACCCTCAACGCCCTGCGCACGGCTTGCAACCAGAAGAGCAGCCGCGAGCCGGTGACGGAGTACGACGAGGACACCGTGGAGTTGGCCCTGGCCGGGCTGAAACGGAAATGCCTGGTGGTGTTCATTCCATATGGGTCGTCGGGCGCCTACAAGTACCGCCATTTCCTGGAGGACGTGCGTTTCAATGCGGACAAGCCGGCCTTGGCCGTAGTGGCGGTTCTGCTCCTGCGCGGGGGGCAAACCCTGAACGAGATCAGGACGCGGGCCTCCAGCTTGCATCCCTTCGCTTCGCCGGAGGCCGCCGAAGCCGTGTTGCAAGGCTTGGCCCGGCGCTCCGAGCCCTGGGCCGAACTCCTGCCGAAACGCCCCGGTTGGAAAGAGGCGCGGTGGCGGGACGTCCTGCAAGCCCATAACGAAGAGGCCTCCGCGCCAGCGGACGAGGCCCATGCGGGCGCCACGACCGTCGCCCCGTCGAAATGGGAAGCCTTCGAAGAACTAAGGCGCGAGGTGGCGGAATTGAAAGAGGCCTATGCGGCGCTCAAGTCCGAGGTCGCCAAGATCCGCTCCGAACTGGGCGGTTGA